A region from the Neomonachus schauinslandi chromosome 2, ASM220157v2, whole genome shotgun sequence genome encodes:
- the LOC110591445 gene encoding small nuclear ribonucleoprotein G-like, with translation MSKAHPPELKKFMDKKLSLKLNGGRHVQGILRGFDPFMNLVIDECVEMAISGQQNIGMVVIRGNSIIMLEALERV, from the coding sequence ATGAGCAAAGCTCACCCTCCCGAGTTGAAAAAATTTATGGACAAGAAATTGTCATTGAAATTAAATGGTGGCAGACATGTCCAAGGAATATTGCGGGGGTTCGATCCGTTTATGAATCTTGTGATAGATGAATGTGTGGAGATGGCAATTAGTGGGCAACAGAATATTGGAATGGTGGTAATACGAGGAAATAGTATCATCATGTTAGAAGCCTTGGAGCGAGTATAA